From one Aeropyrum camini SY1 = JCM 12091 genomic stretch:
- a CDS encoding CDP-2,3-bis-(O-geranylgeranyl)-sn-glycerol synthase: MALELAVDMVVDNIVEALILMLPAMIANATPVVAGGRIPIDMGIILPDGKRLLGDGKTVEGFLAGFAAGSAVGLASALTTGNTLLALHSPIIAIGALTGDIAGSFVKRRLGIDRGGPAPLLDQLDFYIGALTASIALGYTWSPIVAVEAAVAVLLLHIAANAAAYLLGLKKVPW; encoded by the coding sequence GTGGCTCTAGAGCTTGCCGTGGACATGGTGGTCGACAACATAGTGGAAGCACTTATACTCATGCTGCCAGCGATGATAGCCAACGCCACACCGGTAGTGGCCGGGGGCAGGATACCTATTGACATGGGCATTATACTCCCAGACGGTAAGAGGCTCCTAGGGGATGGAAAAACGGTAGAGGGATTCCTAGCAGGATTCGCAGCGGGAAGCGCAGTGGGCCTAGCCAGCGCCCTCACTACCGGGAACACGCTACTGGCCCTCCACTCCCCCATCATAGCCATCGGCGCCCTCACCGGCGACATTGCTGGCTCCTTCGTGAAAAGGAGGCTCGGCATAGATAGGGGGGGGCCAGCCCCCCTGCTGGACCAGCTAGACTTCTACATCGGCGCCCTCACCGCCTCCATAGCCCTCGGCTACACATGGTCTCCTATAGTGGCTGTTGAGGCTGCTGTGGCCGTGCTGCTGCTACATATAGCCGCGAACGCCGCTGCATACCTCCTGGGGCTCAAGAAGGTGCCTTGGTAA
- a CDS encoding 50S ribosomal protein L44e, which yields MKFPKRIRTYCPRCNTHTEHRVAQYRAGKRRAMALGERRYRRKQEGYGSQRRPEQKRFAKVTKKQVLVITCTVCGRKRPFLGIRLKRLELVDVVR from the coding sequence TTGAAGTTCCCAAAGAGGATAAGGACGTACTGCCCCAGGTGTAACACGCATACCGAGCACAGGGTAGCCCAGTACAGGGCTGGCAAGAGAAGGGCCATGGCCCTGGGCGAGAGGAGGTACAGGAGGAAGCAGGAGGGTTACGGCAGCCAGAGGAGGCCGGAGCAGAAAAGGTTCGCGAAGGTGACTAAGAAGCAGGTCCTGGTTATAACATGCACAGTCTGCGGGAGGAAGAGGCCTTTCCTGGGAATAAGGCTGAAGAGGCTCGAACTCGTTGATGTAGTCAGATAG
- the priS gene encoding DNA primase small subunit PriS produces MYPRRSSRREVVVEARGGVEPRRLFRAYYSLEPPLEEPRDIAYREFAFQLFEGDAYVRHLGFDSVGELLSYMAREAPKNAYYSVARYSLPTARSMEEKGWLGSELMFDIDVDILEGCGEGIGDECLHKGYRQASRLVEILYRDFGVASTLYFTGNRGFHVLADCEWCRALGRGERREVARYFTLEGLKLELVIPRPGRRGVKPAPPSPDDPGLRGWIARAAIERGLDPSEIVDAAEEILDDVRIAIDVKVTQDISRLARIVGSLNGKAGLFVARLGLEGFHPGDWLSPFRGEVEFRSEGRLEEARIMGSTVSLEPRRVYSMPAHIAVLLQLRGYGAIVGGEIVVRAGSGRGPL; encoded by the coding sequence ATGTATCCCCGAAGATCGAGTAGGAGGGAGGTCGTGGTAGAGGCCCGGGGGGGCGTCGAGCCTAGGAGGCTGTTCAGAGCCTACTACTCGCTCGAGCCTCCGCTGGAGGAGCCTAGGGATATAGCCTACAGGGAGTTCGCCTTCCAGCTTTTCGAGGGCGACGCTTACGTCCGCCACCTGGGCTTCGATAGTGTGGGGGAGCTCCTCTCCTACATGGCCAGGGAGGCCCCGAAGAACGCCTACTACTCTGTAGCTAGGTACAGCCTCCCGACAGCGAGGAGTATGGAGGAGAAGGGGTGGCTCGGCAGCGAGCTTATGTTCGACATAGACGTTGACATCCTTGAGGGGTGTGGCGAGGGTATAGGGGACGAATGCCTCCACAAAGGCTACAGGCAGGCTTCAAGGCTGGTGGAGATACTCTACAGGGATTTCGGGGTAGCCTCCACCCTCTACTTCACCGGAAACAGGGGCTTCCACGTTCTTGCGGACTGCGAGTGGTGCAGAGCCCTGGGTAGGGGGGAGAGGAGGGAGGTTGCGAGATACTTCACGCTGGAGGGCCTTAAGCTAGAGCTTGTAATACCGCGGCCCGGCAGGAGGGGCGTAAAGCCGGCTCCCCCATCGCCCGATGACCCCGGGCTGAGGGGGTGGATAGCCAGGGCCGCTATCGAGAGGGGGCTGGACCCCTCTGAAATTGTCGATGCCGCGGAGGAGATTCTAGATGACGTCAGGATTGCTATCGACGTGAAGGTTACTCAGGATATCTCGAGGCTTGCGAGGATAGTGGGGAGCCTAAACGGAAAGGCAGGCCTTTTCGTAGCTAGACTTGGGCTGGAGGGCTTCCACCCCGGAGACTGGCTCTCGCCCTTCAGGGGGGAGGTCGAGTTCAGGTCTGAGGGTAGGCTTGAGGAGGCGAGGATAATGGGTAGCACCGTGTCTCTGGAGCCCAGGAGAGTCTACAGCATGCCGGCCCATATAGCGGTGCTGCTGCAACTGAGGGGGTATGGTGCCATAGTGGGGGGTGAGATTGTTGTCAGAGCGGGTTCCGGCCGGGGGCCCTTATAA
- a CDS encoding ATP-binding protein, producing the protein MNSGRVPWVLSSVVEQRLSLLLYGPPGSGKSLIALYMGSKAVEKGLSVCHFYTPPNKPRAVVEGVIYREVLDIAGLASNLLSASLGLCSFLIVDTINELYRLEPSMESASMLAMAASAVRSSGGVATGVASARDGDESTPGYSILEPYFHFIGRVYRLGGGFALELQKPYRKIFYLRRSARGGVEWL; encoded by the coding sequence GTGAATAGCGGCAGGGTTCCCTGGGTTTTGAGCAGCGTCGTTGAGCAAAGGCTTTCCCTCCTTCTCTACGGCCCGCCAGGTAGTGGCAAGAGCCTCATAGCCCTCTACATGGGGTCTAAGGCTGTGGAGAAGGGCCTCAGCGTGTGCCACTTCTACACGCCACCGAACAAGCCTAGGGCTGTAGTGGAGGGGGTTATCTACCGTGAGGTCCTGGATATAGCCGGGCTGGCGTCCAACCTGCTATCCGCATCCCTGGGCTTGTGCAGCTTTCTTATAGTAGATACTATTAACGAGCTATACAGGCTCGAGCCATCCATGGAGTCGGCGTCCATGCTCGCTATGGCAGCCTCAGCCGTGCGTTCGTCCGGTGGTGTTGCAACTGGAGTTGCCTCAGCAAGGGATGGCGATGAGTCTACCCCGGGGTACAGCATACTCGAGCCGTACTTCCACTTCATAGGCAGGGTTTACAGGCTGGGGGGAGGGTTCGCCCTAGAGCTCCAAAAGCCCTACAGAAAAATATTCTACCTGAGACGCTCGGCTAGAGGGGGTGTTGAGTGGCTCTAG
- a CDS encoding translation initiation factor IF-2 subunit alpha yields MSEGGAAEVKLLKPRKPLPDVGEIVVGTVQEVHDYGAYLILDEYGGVRAFLPWSEIASRAVRNIHAVLKPRQKVVVKVIRVYRNRGQVDVSLKRVMDSEKKRKMMFYKRYLKAATLVELIADKLGKSVDEAYREVLWRLEDTYGDPMKGLEAAVLQGREALEKAGVPEEWIEPLLEAAKTHVRVKTVKITFYLTLRSMAGDGVERVRKVLEAAKSEIESFKDSKVVARIYAVGAPKYRVELQGYNYKTLEKALERMVEAARKTASKLGVEFSFERED; encoded by the coding sequence TTGAGCGAAGGCGGTGCTGCTGAGGTTAAGCTCCTAAAGCCCAGGAAGCCTCTCCCAGACGTTGGGGAGATTGTGGTCGGAACTGTTCAGGAGGTCCACGATTATGGGGCCTACCTCATTCTAGACGAGTACGGCGGTGTAAGGGCGTTCCTGCCCTGGAGCGAGATAGCTAGCAGGGCTGTGAGGAACATACACGCCGTCCTCAAGCCCCGCCAGAAGGTTGTAGTCAAGGTGATCAGGGTTTACAGGAACAGGGGTCAGGTCGATGTTAGCCTGAAGAGGGTTATGGATAGTGAGAAGAAGAGGAAGATGATGTTCTACAAGAGGTACCTCAAGGCGGCGACCCTTGTCGAGCTTATTGCGGATAAGCTTGGGAAGAGCGTTGACGAGGCTTACAGGGAGGTCCTGTGGAGGCTGGAGGACACTTATGGCGACCCCATGAAGGGTCTGGAGGCCGCGGTCCTCCAGGGTAGGGAGGCATTGGAGAAGGCTGGTGTTCCGGAGGAGTGGATAGAACCGCTGCTTGAGGCGGCGAAGACCCATGTGAGGGTTAAGACGGTCAAGATAACCTTCTACCTCACCCTCAGGAGCATGGCTGGGGACGGTGTGGAGAGGGTGAGGAAGGTCCTCGAGGCGGCCAAGTCGGAGATCGAGAGCTTCAAGGACTCCAAGGTTGTTGCTAGGATATACGCTGTAGGAGCCCCCAAGTACAGGGTGGAGCTGCAGGGTTACAACTACAAGACTCTCGAGAAGGCTCTGGAGAGGATGGTGGAGGCCGCCAGGAAGACGGCTTCTAAGCTGGGCGTCGAGTTCTCCTTCGAGAGGGAGGACTAG
- a CDS encoding RNA-protein complex protein Nop10: MQWLLRKCRKCGRYTLRRDACPVCGGPVAVPHPPRFSPDNRFIKYRYELQKKLGLIPP, from the coding sequence TTGCAGTGGCTACTCAGGAAGTGTAGGAAGTGCGGTAGGTATACTCTACGTAGGGACGCTTGCCCTGTTTGTGGAGGGCCTGTAGCTGTACCCCATCCACCGAGATTCTCGCCTGACAATAGGTTTATAAAGTATAGGTATGAGCTCCAGAAGAAGCTGGGCCTCATACCCCCCTAG
- a CDS encoding 30S ribosomal protein S27e, protein MAFAPPLPIKRRRVLIPRPRSRFLLVTCPKCGNRQVVFSHSTFRARCLNCGEVLVEPTGGKAKILGKIERIYG, encoded by the coding sequence ATGGCGTTTGCACCACCCCTACCTATAAAGAGGAGGAGGGTTCTCATACCCAGGCCTCGGAGCAGGTTCCTCCTCGTCACCTGTCCTAAGTGTGGCAACAGGCAGGTGGTCTTCAGCCACTCCACCTTCAGAGCCCGCTGCCTCAACTGCGGCGAGGTCCTCGTGGAGCCGACGGGCGGTAAGGCTAAGATACTAGGCAAGATAGAGAGGATATACGGCTAG